The genomic DNA GCCTCGTCGAGGTAGTGGGCGACGACCTGGAGCTTATTTGCTCTGGCCGGCCTTGGCGGTTCCTGTCCCCTTGGCCAGACAGAGAGGATTGCGAAGCAGAACTGAGATCAACTGAAACAGCTTTACGTGAACTACTTGACACCAAGCTGCTAATGCGCCAAGGTGGGAACGTAAATCTCTACATGATATTACATACTAAGCTGCTTTGGTCTAGTTCTCGAGAAAACCGCGTCCCTTGAGAACGGATTGAGGAGTCGCCAGCGGCTAATAGACCAACTTCGTTCAGGAGATCAGCGTCCTACGCCTATCACAGCTGGTGCTGGCAGTGCAACAGTCCATAGTAAAGCTTCGTCTGATTGTTCTTCTCACGAAGCATTCGCGGTCACCACCGTCAATGAAGTTCCCCAAGCTAACTCGACAGGTACTGTAAGCAATATCTCGGGCCCAGGTGAGGCCGGAAGCCAAAGCTTCGTAGGCCTGGACAGTCCACGTATTCCAGGTGCAGCTATGACACCGGAGAGTGTGCAAGCAGGAGGCCCGCAGTTAGACTTCATCTTGAACCTACACGAGTAAGTCAATTGCCAATTGTCAAAAGATCTACCTCGACGTCTTCTCACAATATCGGGACAGTATTCTCAACGAGCCGAGCAGTAATGCTGCGATGCATTGGTCAAGGGATGGCCGTTCATTTTCCCTCGCAGAAGAGAGCGAATTTCCCGATCATTTGCTTTCTCGCCTATCCGTCGTCTCTTATTCCTCTCTCATCCGACGACTGTACTACTACGGGTTCCACAAATCCCGGGGATCATACTATCATGAGCGCTTCATACGAGGACAGCCTTGCCCCATACGCCCCGGCCGGGCGAAGAGTCATGATTATCTGCCCTCGGCCAACAGCGCATGTCGGCCACGTGTCAAATATATCAGAAGACGTCGACAGCGAGAGAAGGCTAATGTTTAGTCTTTTCTGAAGCCAGCTTACCTTTGCTATAGATTAGTTCAAACTGTGTATTCTATAAGGAACAAGGACTCAAATTTCAATGATGCCACTTAACAATTGGAAGAATCCCAGGATAATGATCGAGTGAATCGACTCGCGTAAATGGTTCAAGATACTTGGATGGCTATGAGAAGTCACCAGCCTTGAGATACCGTTCCAAGGTTAATGGTCCATTGTCCCCCCGTACTTGCGTTTCTTCAAGAATGGACATGTCAAGACAAGAAATGCAAGAGCATAGACTGGCTGTTTCCAAAACACTTGCAGTGCCTGAGTATGAACCCCACTCTTTTTAAACCGAGGATTGCGGACGACGAGACGATCTGGGCTCGCAGCTCGACCTCAGAATGAAAAAGTCGTCGTTGGTTCTCGTCCGCGGATGCGAGAACGCCTGTCTCATCGTTAGTTCGAGTGAttttcatcgtcatctcGAGGATTCTTGCCTGTCTCATAGCAGGTACGTAATCATGTGACTTGTAAATCCATTGGCGGTTCATACTGTCAGTCAGGACCACCACCGCTTCCATATTAAACTCCTGGCACAGTTGGCGAAGTTTGCGGAAAACTGTTCGGCGTCGCCGACCTTCAGATGACATCGACGTTTGAGGTTCCATAATGGAGAGTACTCCTGTGAAATGTTCTAGACTAACGAGAAAGCGAAGATGAGCTGAAGAGAGAAGGGCAGTGGGAGCGAAACCTCACTTTATATGTTACTTACTTGTCACGCTGACGCCCACGAATACCTAAAAATGGAAAATGATCCTAGCGTTGTAGGCGCTTCAGAAAAATCTCTGAGATACTACTCCTAGCGGACTCAGCACCAGTAAATGTACTTGGACTGCGAGACGGAGCCCGGAAATCGTGATAGAGCCGCCCACGAGATCCGAAAATAGATCCTTCCCATGATTTATGATAACGAGGCACTCGCTTTTGATTTTGGAGCCCATAGTATTAATCCACGAATGCCATCTACCAGAAGATCGAATGAAATAGAAAAACCTGACCCAACCAAGTAGCCTGTGCAATTTTAGCAGATCCGCTTCCTGCACCTCATATTATTTCCTTGTTTGGGACGAAAGAGAGCGGCTATGCTGCCGTACAATCACATTTTTTGGGACAGGTCGGAGGCAAAGAGTGTGCTGGGCTACCATTGCCCATGATTTTGTGGCGCACAAGAATGATACACCCACGGCAAGCTACTGACAGGGAAGTCATGCAGGGGCTCGGGCTCCGTTGGGCtattatatctctctctGCCCTGCTAGTGCATCCTACTTCCTGTATCTAATGCAACATAGATTGCATGCTATGGATGGTATGCTTGCATGAACGCGAATTCCTGCAGCCCTTAGCTAAGAATAGAGTATATTCCCTCCGGCTATAGTAGTTAGAGGAGGCTCCTTCTGAAGCACTTAAAGGTAAACTACCCTCTCCCTTCAGCTATAACAAAGTAGCAAATGCCACCATTAAGGTTAGGTATTGTTCTAGTGGTAATAACCCCTTGTATAGAGGCCCGTGTATCTAATCACCATCTGTAATCTCACTCTTGCATGTATAAGCACTCAGGATGAGAATCATGGAAATAAATATAGTAGACTAAGCCTACTGGTAATTCCTTCCTGCAGCTACAGCAGGACCGTCTAAAGCGCAAACTCAGTAACTCTTGTCCAAATCATGTTTTGGCGGCTCTCTTGAAATTAATGGCGCCCCTTGGCAGCAGGGTCGTTGCCTTAGGGTGCATGAACATCAGTTTCTTGCTGTAACCCATGAACTGGTGGATGCCAACGAGGATTGCTACTCCTTACCCACTTGTGGTCTTCTTTATCCTTCTTTCTTGGAATGAGTCCTTCCCTTCCTGCCGCTGAATTTTGCTGCTCCCTAGTTTCCATGCAATATATTAGTAGCTGGGGGCCGTAAGAGTGACCAGAAGGGACATACAGAATCCATGTTACTCTTGTGGGGTGGATTCTCGAGAAGGGATGTGATTATAGTGCATGATATATAAAAGATCTAGCGCGGTTCTAGATGTTACTTACAGTGAACGGTCTTGGTAATTCTGGGTGTTGCCGGCCAGCCGAACATCCTAACTGAATAGTTCTGACTTGGGATTCTGTTCCTATACCTTCAGGCCCCGTGTGTTTATTCGGTTCTCATTATTAGATTGATTCCTGTCGCTCAATTTTTGCTCTGTGTAGTTGTCTCATTGATGACAAAGAAAGGTCAAAGCGAGGGAATATGAGGTGTTTATGATAAATCGATATGGACGGAGGGAACCTCTacagggaaaagaaggcaatGATCTCAACTAAGTTGGTACGGTAGAAACAGGACTGTGTCTGCTTTGGCATTTAGAGTAGCGACATCATTATTCGGCAACGTCTCCGAGAGAGCCCTGGGACTGTTCGTCAAACTCTCCGAGAGAGCCCTGGGACTGTTCGTCAAACTTTTCGAGAGGGTCCCGGGACTGTTCGAAAGTCCCAGCCTTTGCCAAGTTCTCGAAAAGCTCAGCGATTGAACCTGTAAAGGTCAAGGACCCTTGAAAGCCAGGTAGAGACACTGTGATCGTCCCTTCCCTGATGAATTTGTCATTGATCGGCGGGATGAAAGTTTCAAGTATTCCCGACTTGATATTTCCGGAGTTCCAGACACACACGGGTTTCTGTAAATGTACGGCAATGCGTGTGAGTTGACCCTCTAGGGTCCCCTCAAATTGCTCATCTGCAAGAAGTTGTTCAATTATTTGTCGGATTCCCTTGCCAAGCTCTCCTTCCAACGTCTCTGTGCGAGACATGCTCATCAACACAATATAGCATTGACCGTAAGAGAGATTCTCCCAACAATCTGGAAAAAGACGACGGCATTGGTAGCGGACGGCTGGGCGTTGTGGAGACAAGCAGTAGCCTTCAATTCCTTTAAAAGACTTGCGGATAAACAATGCGTCTAGTCTCTGGTCAGCCAGTGTGCTATGTACACAGTCTTGCTTACTTACTGGCTGGGTAGTGGTCCGCAAGGAAAATAAATCCAGCGTCAGAAAGTTGAGACTCAATATCATCCCGGTCCACATTCGCAATAGAAGGAGTCGCCATTGGGAATACTGTTCAAGCTCGAAGGAGTTTTATTCTGCCTTGTCTTCAGAAGCTGTGTGTTGTTGCGGATAAACACTGCTCACGTTCTGTTCGTCCTTAAGGAAAATGAAGTGGGCGTTGATCAAAGTTAAATAAACGCCATCGTGTATTTGACTCCCTACAAGGATAGTCGCTGGTTTCTATTTCCTTCCCTTTGCTTCGCCTCGCTCCTTTGCCGACACCTGGGGTAGCCCTTCCTCTCGTAGAAACTTTTTTTGATGCATGACTGGATGGCTGTGGCGCTTCTGCCAACATGATTACTGCATCAGGCTAAGGACGCTATCTGGGGGCTTAGTAGGCGAAATTAAATCCCTCAGTTGCTACTACACCCTCAGTTAGCTTTCATGACAAGGTTACAGAGGAGAAAGCATACGCTACGTCCAGGCATGTTCTGAACAAGGAAACACTGTCCTGACTAGGTATAGCTACTTCAAGAGCTTTGTGGAGAAGTGTAGCTGATTGGATTGACTAGGACGGTTCTTTATCCTACCGGGGTCCCATAGTGTGATGCAATGGTTGGTATTCATTCAATGTATAACCTGCATGGTATGCAGCCTTGGAAACTGACAGAGATCGTCTCATTACTTTTCCCAAAGAAAAATTTAGCTCTATGGCTCTATGGCACGAGGCTACGTCCGTAAAGGTAGGCTTAATAGAATAAAATAAATATTGCTGGTCAACTTACCTATTTACTTGAATCACCCCTGCTCATCAACTAGCATACAGGTACCACAAGATTTATGTCCACAATTAAAACACTCCGCGTTGTAGAACTCACACTGTTGGTCACATTTACAACAGTGTCCCCTTGTTTTCCATTTTTTCCACCCTTGTTTGCCATTCCGAGGCTTTCGAATGATTTCAAGAAGTTTTTTGGTTGTTTGTCCCTCACCAGTGCTTGGATCCTGAGGGTCTAAATCTGGTTCAATTATGCTTTCGCCATCGAATGTGCCCCCATCCTGCTCCGTGGGTTTAGGACGTTTTATTATGAGGCCATGGATATCTTCGCCGCTTTTCCGTTTCCTTACAGTTTGGTGTACATCTAGTGAGTCAACTTGTGTGGGCGACGACTGTGTCTCGGACAGAGGGTTCAATGTGGGCTTTTCTGTATTGATGTTTAAGCTTTAAATACGTAGAGCGGAAATGAAAGTGCATATGCCTACCCATTTTAGCTTGGATAGGGCCTCTATTCAGACTTGTCTTCCTTTCTTGAACTCTTAGCCGGTGCTAGAAAGTAGTAGGAGCATAAAACAATAAAGACAAATGGAAACCACACTAGATAGAGAACACAGCTGATGCGAAGAACTATTTCGAACCACATTGTCAGCTGGCTTTGTGTTGGATAACCAGCTACTGTGGGCCTAAATATATACTTCCACTGTTTGTAGCATAGGGGATGGCCTGCACACCAGAATTCTACTTATCACTGCTAGTCTCTTGGTAGGCAGAATACGAGAAAGTAGAAGAACAAAACTTTTAGCTAAAGGAAATAGCCCTTCTAGTCATGTCCAATAACTTTTTACCAGACATGTCCTAAAGCATTCTGAATACGCTCCAGCTAAGACTCAAAACGTTCCCTCGCATCAGAAACAATAAGCCACCGGCCTCTGATAAAGTTCTAGCCTCGAGATTGTCCTACACCCCTCGTGATATACGGGGCCAGCGCAGCGTCGACTTTGACTTGAAGTAACTCCTGATCATCTTGCGTAAGATTAGGGGCGCGAACCAATTGTGGGGCAGGATTTGAGCACCTTCCCAGTAAAGCAACAAGCAAGAGCTGATATATACATCAAATAATTCAAATCCTATCCAAAGAAAGAACCAGGGAGTTTTCCACATCAAAGCCGTATTTTTTCTTCAAATACTGCCGCTCGCCAGCAGGTATAAGGGACCGAGCAGTATCCAGATGACGCTGAACAAGGGACCAGGCTTCTGGGGGGATGGATTTTGTAGACAATTTTGGTGGCAAGACGACACGACCCATTCCAACTCTTTTTCCGAAGTCTGCCCAAAATGCAATGCCTATCACACGGTGCCCCAATCCCGTGTTCACCCCTCCATATTCTTTAAATGCCATTATTTTCAATGTTGCTAAGGGCGCATATAATTCCGTCCGAAA from Aspergillus fumigatus Af293 chromosome 8, whole genome shotgun sequence includes the following:
- a CDS encoding heat shock factor family protein; translation: MAILTPSNTGAQQELLTSERARCVDFITRRPELSLGSLKSADISVPEILIALDNYRTILQQGGSIALGRGESLASVRLDRSFSGLFSTEAPKVIQGPAITWTALVLSAGPCFDGASQFKVGESLVEVVGDDLELICSGRPWRFLSPWPDREDCEAELRSTETALRELLDTKLLMRQVLEKTASLENGLRSRQRLIDQLRSGDQRPTPITAGAGSATVHSKASSDCSSHEAFAVTTVNEVPQANSTGTVSNISGPGEAGSQSFVGLDSPRIPGAAMTPESVQAGGPQLDFILNLHDILNEPSSNAAMHWSRDGRSFSLAEESEFPDHLLSRLSVVSYSSLIRRLYYYGFHKSRGSYYHERFIRGQPCPIRPGRAKSHDYLPSANSACRPRVKYIRRRRQREKANV